A genomic region of Chloroflexota bacterium contains the following coding sequences:
- a CDS encoding SDR family NAD(P)-dependent oxidoreductase, translating to MHEGKVVIITGSGGGIGRYVAKTFARQRAKVVVSDIKPLDNVSKDLEEAEAEYLAIPADVTNVDSVRNLVDTVMDKYGRIDVLDNNAAIVTHFQWGTGVWPRIAELDPAFWDKVIRTNLGGCFNCTRYVLPHMEAQRSGHIINMMGGSNAVGGSPYQVSKTAIAQFTHHIALEERDYNICAVAIGPNPPGITGIATEDAPAEARARMRNVDVVGDRFVIAATAPMEFSGKRIDVREDGTIVALD from the coding sequence ATGCACGAGGGTAAAGTCGTCATCATCACGGGGTCCGGCGGCGGCATCGGACGCTACGTCGCCAAGACGTTTGCCCGGCAGCGGGCGAAGGTCGTCGTCTCCGACATCAAGCCGCTCGACAACGTATCGAAAGACCTCGAGGAGGCGGAGGCCGAATACCTGGCGATCCCAGCCGACGTCACGAACGTCGATTCCGTGCGCAACCTGGTCGACACCGTCATGGACAAGTACGGACGCATCGACGTTCTGGACAATAACGCGGCCATTGTGACCCACTTCCAGTGGGGAACGGGCGTGTGGCCGCGAATCGCGGAGCTGGACCCAGCCTTCTGGGACAAGGTGATTCGGACCAATCTCGGTGGGTGCTTCAACTGCACACGATACGTGCTGCCGCACATGGAGGCGCAGCGGTCGGGGCACATCATCAACATGATGGGCGGCTCCAACGCGGTCGGTGGGTCCCCCTATCAGGTCTCGAAGACAGCCATCGCGCAATTTACGCACCACATCGCCCTCGAAGAGCGAGATTACAACATCTGCGCCGTGGCGATAGGGCCGAACCCGCCCGGCATCACAGGCATCGCGACCGAGGACGCGCCCGCGGAGGCGCGGGCGCGCATGCGCAACGTCGATGTCGTCGGCGATCGGTTCGTCATCGCCGCCACGGCCCCGATGGAGTTCAGTGGCAAGCGCATCGACGTGCGGGAGGATGGCACAATCGTCGCGCTGGACTAG
- a CDS encoding ABC transporter substrate-binding protein, which translates to MPSLAAKPIQSLGLTSGSQTRLFNAGLVLPDDRGLAQPYLADTLPLLGTDSWQVFADGRMETTYHLRSGLTWHDGHPLTASDFVFSWHVYAVPQLGQATSPPVGLMEEVLAPDDRTVLIRWKRLYPDAGALEAAGGGGTSPSFPALPRHILEPAFAQANWDQFAALPYWSTEFIGLGPYRLDRWEPGTFLEGVAFDGHALGRPNIERIRVTWVPDFNTTLANLLAGEAHMTIDDSIRFQQGLILRQRWSPLNAGSVLVYPGLWRWTQIQQRAEYADPRELRDPNVRRALAYAVDKETLNAALFEGEGIMTENPVPPTADYFADVDRAATKYPFDVRRSEQLMSEAGFRKAANGVFVGPRGAAFETELAVLQSPQNETEMSIMASTWRQAGFRIEEVVWPAVQARDGQLRNTNSGLSTTSGPAGEATLADHASSEIPRPDNRWSGSNRGGWVNPEFDGLVDRLNSTLDRADRVGLLSDMARIFSEDAAVISLYFNPTTTAVAAGLTGPQPVVPTSDVAWNVHLWTFH; encoded by the coding sequence ATGCCGAGTCTGGCTGCCAAGCCGATCCAATCGCTCGGTCTCACCAGTGGAAGCCAGACAAGGCTCTTCAACGCGGGACTGGTGCTCCCCGATGACCGGGGGCTCGCCCAGCCATATCTGGCGGACACGCTGCCGCTGCTGGGCACGGACTCGTGGCAGGTATTCGCGGATGGCCGTATGGAAACCACCTACCATCTTCGATCGGGATTGACCTGGCACGATGGGCATCCCCTTACCGCAAGCGATTTCGTGTTTTCCTGGCATGTGTATGCCGTTCCTCAGCTTGGACAGGCCACCTCACCGCCAGTCGGTCTGATGGAGGAGGTCCTCGCGCCCGACGATCGAACGGTGCTCATCCGGTGGAAGCGGCTCTATCCGGACGCCGGCGCGCTGGAGGCGGCGGGTGGCGGTGGCACGTCCCCATCGTTTCCGGCGCTCCCCCGCCACATTCTGGAGCCCGCTTTCGCCCAGGCCAATTGGGACCAGTTTGCCGCGCTCCCCTACTGGTCCACGGAGTTCATCGGGCTTGGTCCCTATCGACTAGATCGGTGGGAGCCGGGAACGTTCCTGGAGGGCGTTGCATTCGACGGGCATGCCCTAGGCCGCCCGAACATCGAGCGTATTCGCGTTACCTGGGTGCCCGACTTCAACACCACGCTCGCCAACCTGCTGGCGGGAGAGGCGCACATGACCATCGACGACTCGATTCGGTTCCAGCAAGGTCTCATATTGCGCCAGCGGTGGTCGCCGCTCAACGCCGGCTCCGTGCTCGTCTACCCGGGCCTCTGGCGATGGACGCAGATTCAGCAGCGCGCCGAGTACGCTGATCCGCGCGAGCTGCGCGACCCAAACGTGCGGCGCGCGTTGGCCTACGCAGTGGACAAGGAGACCCTCAACGCAGCCCTGTTCGAGGGCGAGGGAATCATGACGGAGAATCCCGTCCCACCCACCGCGGACTACTTCGCTGACGTGGATAGGGCGGCCACGAAATACCCGTTTGACGTTCGGCGGAGCGAGCAGCTCATGAGTGAAGCCGGGTTCCGAAAGGCGGCCAACGGGGTGTTCGTCGGGCCGCGCGGCGCGGCGTTCGAGACCGAGCTGGCGGTCTTGCAGTCGCCACAAAACGAGACGGAGATGTCCATCATGGCGTCGACCTGGCGCCAAGCTGGATTCCGAATTGAGGAGGTGGTGTGGCCGGCCGTGCAGGCCCGCGACGGCCAGCTCCGCAACACAAACTCTGGGCTTTCGACCACGAGCGGGCCAGCTGGCGAGGCGACGCTCGCCGACCACGCCAGCAGTGAGATTCCGCGACCAGACAATCGGTGGAGCGGGTCCAACCGCGGAGGCTGGGTGAACCCAGAATTCGACGGGCTCGTCGACCGGTTAAACTCGACCCTCGACCGAGCCGACCGTGTAGGATTGTTGTCTGACATGGCGCGCATCTTCAGCGAGGACGCGGCAGTGATCTCCCTGTACTTCAATCCAACGACAACCGCTGTTGCCGCCGGCCTGACGGGCCCGCAGCCTGTCGTACCGACGAGCGACGTCGCCTGGAACGTCCATCTGTGGACGTTCCATTGA
- a CDS encoding peptide ABC transporter substrate-binding protein: MSARANLMLILGAIVVAACGSPPAASPSSRADVEPSQSQPIAAHTLVMATRVEVTSLSPAPFWQHRFTYLSTPRLFNADLTLFDQRGDPHPYLAAQLPQLNTDSWRVLQDGGMETTYRLRPGLTWHDGQPLSAEDFVFAWRLLTTPELGAASSQPQGLMQEVTAPDSQTVVIHWRQLYPDAGTLADEFQPFPRHLLEQPFRTQSAESFLALPHWTRDYVGLGPYRVDGWEPGTSIEGVAFDGHALGRPHIDRIRLLFISDPNTVLANLLSGSIQIAIESSIRYQQALVLQQQWGQGGGTAILWPSIWRSIQVQVRPEYANPPSLTDVRVRGAIAYALDREAMNDAVLNGQGAITDTLISPLMSYYPDVERVVTKHPYDPRRSEQLMGEVGYAKGADGIYVRGGERFVGDLRVLAGAQQEVELPLLGGQLRAAGFDVQESVIPPVQGQDTKYQATLPAFFAGGAGSGERALPNFSTAAIPTADNRWSGRNYSGWSNTDYDRLVESFLSTLPRAERVQQITQMAKILSDELPAITYYFSPDGVAYLAGLTGPQVVVPDVATTWNVHEWQLQ, from the coding sequence ATGTCCGCTCGGGCCAATCTGATGCTGATTCTGGGCGCGATCGTCGTGGCCGCATGCGGTTCCCCGCCCGCCGCGTCGCCATCGTCGCGCGCCGACGTCGAACCCAGCCAGTCGCAGCCCATCGCTGCTCACACGCTGGTCATGGCCACCCGCGTCGAGGTCACCAGCCTCTCGCCAGCGCCCTTCTGGCAGCACCGCTTCACGTACCTCTCGACGCCCCGCCTCTTCAATGCGGACCTCACCCTCTTCGACCAGCGCGGAGATCCGCATCCCTATCTCGCTGCGCAGCTTCCCCAGCTCAATACCGATTCGTGGCGCGTGCTGCAGGACGGCGGCATGGAGACGACCTACCGTCTTCGGCCAGGGCTTACCTGGCACGACGGGCAGCCACTCTCCGCGGAGGACTTCGTGTTCGCTTGGCGGCTCCTCACCACCCCCGAGCTCGGCGCCGCCAGCTCCCAGCCCCAGGGCCTCATGCAGGAGGTCACCGCGCCGGATTCCCAGACCGTCGTCATCCATTGGCGGCAGCTCTATCCGGACGCGGGGACGCTCGCCGATGAGTTCCAGCCGTTCCCGCGCCACCTCCTGGAGCAGCCGTTTCGAACACAGAGCGCGGAGAGCTTTCTGGCGCTACCCCACTGGACTCGCGACTACGTCGGACTCGGGCCCTATCGCGTCGACGGTTGGGAGCCGGGCACGTCGATTGAGGGCGTAGCGTTCGACGGCCACGCCCTCGGTCGCCCGCACATCGATCGGATACGGCTCTTGTTCATCAGCGATCCGAACACCGTCCTCGCGAACCTCCTGTCCGGATCGATCCAGATTGCCATCGAAAGCTCGATCCGCTACCAGCAGGCCTTGGTCCTCCAGCAGCAGTGGGGCCAGGGCGGCGGCACCGCGATCCTCTGGCCGTCCATCTGGCGTTCGATCCAGGTGCAGGTGAGACCCGAATATGCAAACCCACCATCGCTGACGGACGTGCGGGTGCGAGGAGCGATTGCCTACGCCCTCGATCGCGAAGCGATGAACGACGCGGTGCTGAACGGCCAGGGCGCCATCACCGACACACTGATCTCGCCGCTCATGAGCTACTACCCGGATGTTGAGCGCGTCGTCACCAAGCACCCATACGACCCGCGACGGAGCGAGCAGCTGATGGGCGAGGTCGGTTATGCGAAGGGCGCGGATGGCATTTACGTCCGAGGCGGCGAGCGGTTCGTGGGAGACCTCCGGGTCCTGGCCGGTGCCCAGCAAGAGGTCGAGCTACCGCTGCTGGGCGGTCAGCTGCGCGCGGCTGGGTTCGACGTCCAAGAAAGTGTGATTCCACCGGTCCAGGGCCAGGATACCAAGTACCAGGCCACGCTCCCGGCGTTCTTCGCGGGTGGCGCGGGCTCCGGCGAGCGAGCGCTCCCCAACTTTTCGACCGCGGCAATTCCAACGGCGGACAATCGCTGGTCCGGGCGGAACTACAGCGGCTGGTCGAACACGGACTACGATCGACTGGTGGAGAGCTTCCTATCGACGCTGCCGCGCGCCGAGCGGGTGCAGCAGATCACGCAGATGGCGAAGATCCTGAGCGACGAGCTACCGGCCATCACGTACTACTTCTCACCGGACGGCGTCGCCTACCTCGCCGGGCTGACGGGCCCCCAGGTCGTCGTACCGGACGTCGCCACGACCTGGAAC